One segment of Meriones unguiculatus strain TT.TT164.6M chromosome 3, Bangor_MerUng_6.1, whole genome shotgun sequence DNA contains the following:
- the Ephx4 gene encoding epoxide hydrolase 4 isoform X1 → MAPPRPPRLLPALRALLYWSLVYGYCGLCASVHLLKLLWSIGRAPAQTFRRAARPSPPACLSDPSLGTHCYVRIKDSGLRFHYVAAGERGRPLMLLLHGFPEFWYSWRHQLREFKSEYRVVALDLRGYGESDAPAHLESYKLDCLIADTKDIVDSLGYSKCVLIGHDWGGMIAWLIAICYPEMIMKLIVINFPHPSVFTEYFLRHPAQLFRSSFYYFFQIPRFPEFMFSINDFKALKHLFTSQSTGIGRRGRQLTSEDLDAYVYVFSQPGALSGPINHYRNIFSCLPLKQHMVTTPTLLLWGEEDAFMEAEMAEVTKTYVKNYFRLSVLSEGSHWLQQEQPDTVNRLIWAFLREETRRDCSYSIMESRKTS, encoded by the exons ATGGCCCCGCCGCGCCCGCCCCGCCTGCTGCCCGCGCTGCGCGCGCTGCTCTACTGGTCGCTGGTGTACGGCTACTGCGGGCTGTGCGCCTCCGTGCACCTGCTCAAACTTCTCTGGAGCATCGGCCGGGCCCCGGCGCAGACCTTCCGCCGCGCGGCCCGGCCCAGCCCGCCCGCCTGCCTCAGCGACCCCTCCTTGGGTACCCACTGCTACGTGCGCATCAAG GACTCGGGCCTGAGATTTCACTATGTCGCTGCTGGAGAAAGAGGCAGACCACTCATGCTGCTGCTTCATGGATTCCCAGAATTCTG GTATTCCTGGCGTCATCAGCTGAGAGAGTTTAAAAGTGAGTACAGAGTCGTTGCTCTGGATTTGAGAGGCTATGGAGAGTCGGACGCACCAGCTCATCTGGAGAGCTACAAACTGGACTGTCTGATAGCAGACACAAAGGACATCGTGGACTCCTTAG GGTATAGCAAATGTGTCCTGATCGGCCATGACTGGGGAGGCATGATTGCCTGGCTGATCGCCATCTGCTACCCTGAGATGATAATGAAGCTCATTGTTATTAACTTCCCACACCCAAGTGTATTCACAG AGTATTTTCTGCGGCACCCTGCCCAGCTCTTCAGATCTAGCTTTTATTACTTCTTCCAAATACCACGGTTCCCAGAATTTATGTTCTCAATTAATGACTTCAAG GCTCTGAAGCACCTGTTCACCAGCCAGAGCACGGGCATTGGGAGAAGAGGTCGGCAGCTGACCTCAGAAGATCTCGACGCCTACGTTTATGTCTTTTCTCAGCCTGGAGCGCTAAGTGGTCCGATCAACCATTATCGAAACATTTTCAG CTGCCTGCCTCTCAAACAGCACATGGTGACCACACCGACGCTGCTCCTGTGGGGAGAGGAAGATGCGTTTATGGAGGCTGAGATGGCTGAAGTCACAAAGACTTACGTTAAAAACTATTTCAGACTCAGCGTTCTGTCAGAAGGCAGCCACTGGCTTCAGCAGGAGCAGCCTGACACAGTGAACAGGCTGATATGGGCATTCCTAAGGGAAGAAACAAGAAGAGACTGCTCTTATTCTATAATGGAATCTCGAAAAACCTCTTAA
- the Ephx4 gene encoding epoxide hydrolase 4 isoform X2 encodes MLLLHGFPEFWYSWRHQLREFKSEYRVVALDLRGYGESDAPAHLESYKLDCLIADTKDIVDSLGYSKCVLIGHDWGGMIAWLIAICYPEMIMKLIVINFPHPSVFTEYFLRHPAQLFRSSFYYFFQIPRFPEFMFSINDFKALKHLFTSQSTGIGRRGRQLTSEDLDAYVYVFSQPGALSGPINHYRNIFSCLPLKQHMVTTPTLLLWGEEDAFMEAEMAEVTKTYVKNYFRLSVLSEGSHWLQQEQPDTVNRLIWAFLREETRRDCSYSIMESRKTS; translated from the exons ATGCTGCTGCTTCATGGATTCCCAGAATTCTG GTATTCCTGGCGTCATCAGCTGAGAGAGTTTAAAAGTGAGTACAGAGTCGTTGCTCTGGATTTGAGAGGCTATGGAGAGTCGGACGCACCAGCTCATCTGGAGAGCTACAAACTGGACTGTCTGATAGCAGACACAAAGGACATCGTGGACTCCTTAG GGTATAGCAAATGTGTCCTGATCGGCCATGACTGGGGAGGCATGATTGCCTGGCTGATCGCCATCTGCTACCCTGAGATGATAATGAAGCTCATTGTTATTAACTTCCCACACCCAAGTGTATTCACAG AGTATTTTCTGCGGCACCCTGCCCAGCTCTTCAGATCTAGCTTTTATTACTTCTTCCAAATACCACGGTTCCCAGAATTTATGTTCTCAATTAATGACTTCAAG GCTCTGAAGCACCTGTTCACCAGCCAGAGCACGGGCATTGGGAGAAGAGGTCGGCAGCTGACCTCAGAAGATCTCGACGCCTACGTTTATGTCTTTTCTCAGCCTGGAGCGCTAAGTGGTCCGATCAACCATTATCGAAACATTTTCAG CTGCCTGCCTCTCAAACAGCACATGGTGACCACACCGACGCTGCTCCTGTGGGGAGAGGAAGATGCGTTTATGGAGGCTGAGATGGCTGAAGTCACAAAGACTTACGTTAAAAACTATTTCAGACTCAGCGTTCTGTCAGAAGGCAGCCACTGGCTTCAGCAGGAGCAGCCTGACACAGTGAACAGGCTGATATGGGCATTCCTAAGGGAAGAAACAAGAAGAGACTGCTCTTATTCTATAATGGAATCTCGAAAAACCTCTTAA
- the LOC110549066 gene encoding lysophosphatidylcholine acyltransferase 2B-like, with protein sequence MAHLTQFRQTPDTTELEAWNSRFTQEENKSLYPPAVANPFIQQTHFSAWRWACFLLLGSVLVPVRVSCIAFIFIILWPMVTLFTISFPTQPTKPMKSWRKHVMKPALVFLFRMIFFFLGFLVKVKGKRATREEARIFVTAPHSSFFDAIAVVVAGLPSVVSASQNVHIPLAGKCLLSTQPVLVQREDPYSRKTTRNEILNRVTSNMKWPQILIFPEGVCTNRSCLVTFKLGAFSPGVPVQPVLLRYPNTLDTVTWTWQGFTGFQACMLTLSQPFTRVEVEFMPVYIPSEEEKKDPILFANTVRINMANALRLPITDHTFEDCRLMISAGALQLPMEAGLVEFTKISQKLNLDWDNIHNHLDRYAAIAVASKGGKIGIEEFSRHLKLPISEPLRQLFSLFDRNHDDSIDFREYVIGLTVLCNPANMEKILQMSFRLFDLDEDGFITEQELTTILRAAFGVPDLDVSTLFELMAGKESAQVSYRNFRKFALSHPVYAKLFNSYLDLQSAYVYSLPQEAKAQPQH encoded by the coding sequence ATGGCTCATCTGACCCAGTTCAGACAGACCCCAGACACCACCGAGCTGGAGGCATGGAACAGCAGGTTCACGCAGGAGGAGAACAAGTCCTTGTACCCTCCGGCAGTGGCCAACCCCTTCATTCAGCAAACACACTTCAGCGCCTGGCGCTGggcctgcttcctcctcctcggGTCGGTGCTGGTACCCGTGCGCGTGTCCTGCATCGCCTTCATCTTCATCATTCTCTGGCCCATGGTCACGCTCTTCACCATTAGCTTCCCTACCCAACCCACCAAGCCCATGAAGAGCTGGAGGAAACATGTGATGAAGCCAGCCCTCGTGTTCTTGTTTCGTATGATATTCTTTTTCTTGGGGTTCCTGGTGAAGgtgaaagggaaaagggccacCAGAGAGGAGGCCCGCATCTTCGTCACCGCCCCGCACTCCTCCTTCTTTGACGCGATCGCCGTTGTGGTGGCTGGGCTTCCTTCAGTGGTCTCCGCGAGCCAGAACGTCCATATCCCTTTGGCTGGGAAGTGCCTGCTGTCAACTCAGCCTGTGCTTGTGCAACGAGAAGACCCATATTCCAGAAAGACCACCCGGAACGAAATCCTGAACCGAGTGACATCCAACATGAAGTGGCCCCAGATTCTGATTTTCCCGGAAGGAGTGTGCACCAATCGCTCCTGCCTTGTCACGTTTAAACTAGGCGCCTTCTCCCCAGGTGTCCCTGTGCAACCAGTGCTGCTGAGGTACCCCAACACCCTGGATACTGTGACCTGGACGTGGCAGGGGTTCACGGGTTTCCAGGCATGCATGCTGACTCTGAGTCAGCCCTTCACCAGGGTGGAAGTTGAGTTTATGCCTGTTTACATCCCaagtgaagaagaaaagaaagaccccATCCTTTTTGCCAACACAGTTCGAATCAACATGGCCAACGCGCTGAGGCTGCCTATCACGGATCACACTTTCGAAGACTGCCGACTGATGATTTCTGCTGGTGCCCTTCAACTACCCATGGAAGCTGGCTTGGTGGAGTTTACAAAAATCAGCCAGAAGTTGAATTTAGATTGGGATAATATCCACAATCACTTGGACAGATATGCTGCGATTGCAGTTGCCTCAAAAGGAGGCAAAATCGGAATTGAAGAGTTTTCCCGTCATTTAAAACTGCCGATTTCTGAGCCCTTGAGAcagcttttctctctttttgacaGGAACCACGACGACTCCATAGACTTCCGAGAGTACGTGATAGGGCTGACTGTCCTGTGCAACCCTGCCAACATGGAGAAGATTCTGCAGATGTCATTTAGGCTTTTTGATCTTGATGAGGATGGCTTTATAACAGAACAGGAACTGACAACTATACTCCGGGCAGCTTTTGGGGTACCAGACCTAGATGTCTCCACACTCTTTGAGCTGATGGCTGGCAAAGAGTCAGCTCAAGTTTCCTACAGGAACTTCAGGAAGTTTGCTTTGAGTCACCCAGTATATGCCAAGTTATTTAATTCCTACCTCGACCTCCAGTCAGCCTACGTATactcattgccacaggaagcAAAAGCACAGCCACAGCACTAA